Proteins co-encoded in one Papaver somniferum cultivar HN1 chromosome 5, ASM357369v1, whole genome shotgun sequence genomic window:
- the LOC113283365 gene encoding uncharacterized protein LOC113283365, whose product MDTGLKSASVASLSNQNVVSGKDGSKNNFSSSISSSRYGNSDLKGGVNQVPATEHSLYYPTSCYGYYYPGYDGSYPEWDDRHYFHAGDGSEIPYSVPQLGIDYRSSAFAKGCYPMGKYAAFSNQQGLFPNNGYMYYRQNARNWVGNDRYRSRERFNRNGEFEASSELNRGPRARRVISSAEKDQLTPAAHKDKYNLPEFQTDYENAKFFVIKSYSEDDIHKSIKYGVWTSTANGNRKLDAAFREAETKSGEMCKRSPIFLFFSVNGSGQFVGLAEMTGQVDFKKDMDFWQQDKWNGVFSVQWHIVKDVPNVQLRHIILENNDNKPVTNSRDTQEIGVKQGSEMLTIFKSFSTKTCMLDDFNFYEDREKALLARRTSKAALSQEEIDRKKEFSKHLEAGVKKIDEASIKGQIATDAKTASLIELTKNMSLNPLPSKIVR is encoded by the exons ATGGATACAGGATTGAAATCAGCTTCGGTTGCTAGTTTGTCTAATCAAAATGTG GTTTCTGGGAAAGatggaagcaaaaacaatttcagTTCTTCCATATCCTCGTCACGTTATGGTAATTCTGACTTGAAAGGAGGGGTTAATCAAGTACCAGCTACAGAGCACAGTTTATACTATCCAACCAGTTGCTATGGTTACTATTATCCAG GATATGATGGTTCATATCCTGAATGGGATGATCGTCATTATTTTCACGCAGGTGATGGATCAGAGATTCCATACTCG GTTCCACAGTTGGGGATTGATTATCGATCTTCTGCATTCGCGAAAGGTTGCTATCCAATGGGGAAGTATGCTGCATTCTCTAATCAGCAAGGGCTATTTCCAAATAATGGTTACATGTACTACAGGCAAAATGCCAGAAACTGGGTTGGCAACGACAGATATAGATCTCGAGAGAGGTTTAATAGGAATGGGGAATTTGAAGCCTCTAGTGAGCTAAACCGTGGTCCTAGGGCTCGTCGAGTGATCTCATCAGCTGAGAAAGACCAGTTAACCCCTGCAGCTCACAAAGACAAATATAACCTTCCAGAGTTCCAGACAGATTACGAAAATGCAAAGTTCTTTGTAATAAAGTCCTATAGTGAAGATGATATTCACAAAAGTATCAAGTATGGTGTGTGGACTAGTACAGCAAATGGCAACAGGAAGCTGGATGCGGCATTCCGAGAGGCAGAGACGAAATCTGGAGAGATGTGCAAAAGGTCTCccatctttctcttcttctca GTAAATGGGAGCGGGCAGTTTGTTGGCCTAGCTGAGATGACTGGGCAAGTTGATTTCAAGAAGGATATGGACTTTTGGCAGCAAGACAAGTGGAATGGCGTCTTTTCAGTCCAATGGCACATAGTTAAAGATGTTCCTAATGTCCAATTGCGACATATCATACTTGAAAACAATGACAACAAGCCTGTGACCAATAGCAGGGATACTCAGGAG ATTGGAGTGAAGCAAGGTTCAGAAATGCTGACCATTTTCAAGAGTTTCTCTACAAAAACATGCATGCTAGATGATTTTAACTTCTACGAAGACAGGGAGAAGGCACTTCTTGCCAGGAGAACTAGTAAAGCTGCTCTTTCACAAGAGGAGATCGACAGAAAGAAAGAGTTTTCA AAGCATTTGGAAGCAGGTGTAAAGAAGATTGATGAAGCATCAATCAAGGGTCAGATTGCGACTGATGCCAAGACTGCTTCACTCATTGAGCTCACCAAGAACATGTCGCTCAATCCCCTTCCGTCGAAAATAGTTCGATGA